The Cucurbita pepo subsp. pepo cultivar mu-cu-16 chromosome LG18, ASM280686v2, whole genome shotgun sequence nucleotide sequence tgtgaagagtcgtgattcctactCCTCCCAAGACTaacgaacaaagtacatcgtTCTAGAGCTCTCGAACTACCTCCCCGCAAGGCTTGACCCCTCTCGAGCCTTCTCCCAACCCCTCAAAAACCCATATAACAtcaaaaaaacagagagatcaAGGCACCATTAATACAAACATGAATGCAATGATCCCAAATCCAGACAGTATCAGACAGCAAACCAAATTCTCAAGCTACAACACATAATTTATTAGCtataaaacattcatttcaTTATATAAAACCACAAGACATACAGATCAGACCTCCTTGACTCCGACAGCGCCCACACCATGTTCCTTTTCACTCACCTGCTTCAACGGCTCTTCAACCTGAAACGCCGACACCGGAAAAGTCCTAAACAATCCCGCCGGAGTCTGAAACGTGATCTTTCCGGTGGGTGGATCATCCACATAGATATCACTCAAACTCACCCAAATCAGAAGCTCCTTCGTCTTAACTCCGGTGAGTTTCttgatcttgttcttctccacAACCGCCGTGACCTCCGTCG carries:
- the LOC111780709 gene encoding uncharacterized protein LOC111780709; the encoded protein is MSVATEEIKAKGAEVYKGDEICQEKSKELLKEIGLPNGLLPLKDIEECGIVRETGYVWLKQRKNTTHKFEKIGKLVSYATEVTAVVEKNKIKKLTGVKTKELLIWVSLSDIYVDDPPTGKITFQTPAGLFRTFPVSAFQVEEPLKQVSEKEHGVGAVGVKEV